A window of Mercenaria mercenaria strain notata chromosome 16, MADL_Memer_1, whole genome shotgun sequence contains these coding sequences:
- the LOC128549280 gene encoding uncharacterized protein LOC128549280, with the protein MVGSIPPRNPEKCLFKPQRPGSWPSAHRYDTARRYKIKECIQTPTADLHSVVPKGRKCIHYIASVKCWPRVYKSQQVIKDLVERCSYFEDMFELPGKQQTDLLEIDIYIDSNIELDHTKLLVRCEKSETKGTEYLSVFQRNVAEESFSMREKFSGIFIDKEGVKLVEAVSSEQIEVVVANRVNKESFVEQPHQFELQRAKQELSSILELFVFEILTAKFNNLKQFYQNRMHEPIKDETGGSNESSTSELVKQHKDDVEQLLGEIIAFFKRSTLPENKRPVGLGFEKKEISEKVKEQLFGLDKTIRGCGYCHSTFNVNVEKLSDEEETMRRQKHITEFLERNGVTKIKFNIVSKSVAEYKRVGARISVPRAAQPTLYRKGTLGGFASFSRGKDESSCALFSQHVALGCSAKLYVDGDNGKLTEFGEILEDTLQIGSYDIAAAKIHDHHVPQCDVQFKNSENAPLPGKLNTPATNIDLQDLHVHLWGSVSTPGLGIIKIPKLSYPEMTETYMQIEDRNPSERMAVEGDSGAIVCADDLDDEHVHVISMLIGTNTDKEKLKDPNEKRTYIAFPVQKGVERLQMKTGGTFSLRGVSKDEQN; encoded by the exons aCACTGCTAGGagatacaaaataaaagaatgcaTCCAAACGCCAACCGCTGATTTGCACAG TGTTGTTCCAAAGGGGAGAAAATGCATTCATTATATTGCGTCGGTAAAATGCTGGCCCAGAGTTTACAAATCACAACAAGTTATCAAAGATTTGGTAGAAAGATGCTCATACTTTGAAGACATGTTTGAATTGCCTGGGAAACAACAAACAGATCTATTAGAGATAGACATTTACATCGACAGCAATATAGAACTCGACCATACCAAATTGCTCGTGCGATGTGAGAAATCTGAAACAAAGGGCACAGAGTATCTAAGCGTATTCCAGAGGAATGTGGCAGAAGAGTCATTTTCAATGAGAGAGAAATTTTCTGGAATATTCATTGACAAGGAAGGAGTGAAACTTGTAGAAGCAGTTTCCTCTGAGCAAATAGAGGTAGTCGTAGCGAATCGAGTGAATAAGGAGTCATTTGTCGAACAGCCACACCAGTTCGAATTGCAACGGGCTAAACAGGAATTGAGCTCCATTCTCGAGCTTTTCGTATTCGAAATACTAACTgcaaaatttaacaatttaaaacagttttatcaaaATAGGATGCATGAACCAATCA AAGACGAAACAGGCGGCAGTAATGAATCAAGTACCAGCGAACTAGTAAAACAGCACAAAGACGATGTAGAACAACTGCTCGGTGAAATAATTGCGTTCTTCAAACGGAGCACTTTGCCGGAAAACAAACGCCCGGTCGGCCTTGGATTTGAGAAGAAAGAAATTAGTGAAAAG gtgaAAGAGCAGCTGTTTGGCCTTGATAAAACTATTCGAGGATGCGGATACTGTCACAGTACATTTAATGTAAATGTTGAAAAACTGTCCGACGAAGAAGAAACTATGAGACGCCAGAAACACATAACGGAGTTTTTAGAAAGAAATGGTGttacaaaaattaaatttaacatcGTCTCCAAGTCAGTGGCCGAATATAAACGTGTAGGTGCCAGGATAAGTGTTCCTCGGGCCGCACAACCAACCTTGTACCGTAAAGGAACGCTTGGAGGATTTGCATCTTTCAGTAGGGGTAAAGACGAATCTTCATGTGCGCTGTTCTCTCAGCATGTCGCACTAGGTTGCAGTGCAAAATTGTATGTCGATGGTGACAATGGAAAGCTGACCGAGTTCGGAGAGATATTAGAAGATACATTACAAATTGGAAGCTATGATATAGCAGCTGCTAAAATACACGACCATCATGTTCCACAATGTGATGTTCAATTCAAGAACTCAGAAAACGCTCCACTCCCAGGAAAACTTAATACACCAGCAACTAACATCGATTTACAG GATCTTCATGTCCACTTGTGGGGATCGGTGTCGACACCTGGACTTGGAATAATAAAAATTCCAAAATTGAGCTATCCTGAGATGACGGAGACGTACATGCAAATAGAAGACAGAAACCCATCCGAACGAATGGCTGTTGAAGGTGACAGTGGTGCCATAGTTTGTGCAGATGATCTTGATGACGAACACGTCCATGTTATTTCAATGCTGATAGGTACAAATACTGACAAAGAAAAACTTAAAGATCCCAATGAGAAAAGAACATATATCGCTTTTCCTGTACAGAAAGGCGTCGAACGTTTACAAATGAAGACAGGTGGTACATTTTCGCTCAGGGGAGTTAGCAAGGATGAGCAaaattaa